The region TATTCCAAGGAAGTATCCTGCAAGCAGTATCAGAGTGGTTAAGCTTACAATAATAGTCGAAATTTTAAAAATTATTTTAAGGAATTCAGCTAAATTTTTTTCCGTCCATTTTCTTGAAATAGTTGTATAGATTGGTGTTAGGATAACAGAGGTCAAGACCATAATAATGGCTGAAGGCATGGAGATAATATTATAGGCCGCTTGAAGGTCATCTGTAAGATAAAGTTCAATGGAGTTTTTAGGGGTATTGGTCATATAAATTATCGTAAAGGCACTGATAAAAACAGGTAGGGTCTGTTTGAACAATGCTAGAAAATCTTTCATTGTTGGTTTAAATTTTCTGTCATAGCCTATTAGTTTAACGAACTGATAGTCTACTAGAAAAATCCAAGAATAAGATATAATTGTGGCTACAAGGATTGCAAGCTCCAAATTTTTAGTAATCAGTAGGCTAAGGGCAAATCCGCAGATATAGGCTAGTACTCGGAAGAAATAAGATTTCCCTGATATATCTAGTCGCTCATGTTGCTGGAAAAAACCAGCAAAGACATCTGCCCAGACCTCAGCTGAAACAAAAAGGGTCAGTAGGACAGCAATTGTTAGTTTCAGAGAGCTTAAAGATAGTAAAAAGCCGTAAATAAAAATACCAATAAACATTAATGAAATCGTTATAAATTTAGAATTAAAATATGTTTTAGCCTTAAACTCCCCTATAACATCGACACTCTGGTAGTTTCTGGAAGCAAAATTACCGATAGAAAGCATCTGCTGGCACATGGCCCAGCCAATAGAGAAAATTCCTGCCATATCATCATTAAGAGTTCTAGTAACAAAGAGCATAAGAAAAATTGATGAAAAGGCATAGATTGTATTTCCAAGTCCAAACCAGAGGGTATTTTTTTTAAGACTGGTTTCTCTTGCAAGTATTTGTAAATATTTGTTAGTCATATTCTCTCCTTAATTATCTACCAATTATACTATATTTCTTAATTTCTTAGCTAATCATTGACAAATTTAAATTTAGATAGCCAAAAAAAATCCCCCATGTTATACTAAATCAATGGAGGTACAAATATCTAAATGAAGAAAGTTTTACAAATATCGTATTTAGTTAGCTTACAGCTACTTTTTCTTTTTATGGGAATAAGTATAAGTCATGCAAGTGCTGTAAATGACTACATAAGAGCTAATAATATTAGGCCTGCATCAGAATCTGTAAATATTCAGATAAATATGCAAGATCCTAATATTAATGGTGGCCTCAATATGGATTTTGCGGATGGGAAACCAACCCTTGTTATCATCCATGAGGTAGCCAATGAATACTCAACCATTGATAGTGAAATAGCATTTATGGTGAGGAATCAAGAAAATGCCTTTGTCCATTCTTTTGCGGATGCAAACTCCCTTAAAACGATTGCTGATACCAGCAAGAAGGCATGGGGAGCAGGTCCCTTTGGGAATCGCTACGGGGTACAGATAGAGCAGACCCGTGAGCATTCTAAGGTGGACTTTGCCAAGCAGGTTGCAAATGTTGCCAGTTGGACGGCAGACCAGCTAATCAAGTACAATCTGGGTGCTCCAAAACTTGTGAGTGAATCAAGTAAGGCCCTAGATGGAAATCTGGCCAGCCACCGTAATATTTCTTACAAGTGGGGTGGTACTGACCACGTTGACCCTGACTGGTACTGGGAAAATAGGGGGCGGACATATTTTGGCGAGTCCTATGACATGAGCCAATTTAGGGAGCTTGTTGATTACTATTATCAGCAAAGGGCCTACCCACCAAAAATTATGGGAACTTCGATTGAAGGAAATCCTTCAACTGGTAAGTTTTCAGTCCGTGTGAAGACCAATGATGTTCCAGGATTGGAGGTTAAGGTTCCAATATGGTCTAATGCCAATGGTCAAAAAGATCTTTACTGGTATCCTGCTCGCAAGGTAGGAAGTGGTGAGTTTGTGGCTGATTTTGACGGTAGCCGCCATGATTACTATGTCGGGGATTATACAGCTCATGCTTATGCCTATGCAGCTGGTAAGGTTGATGCAAGCCTTGTAAATAATACTATTAATGTATCCTTTGGTGCAACGCCCAAAATTACCAGTGCATCAATCGAAGGAAATCCTTTGGATGGTAAGTTTTCTGTTCGGGTCAAGACCAATAATATTGATGACCTGACAGTTAAGGTTCCAATATGGTCTAATGCTAATGGCCAGGATGACCTTTACTGGTATGATGCCCGTAAGGTAGGAAGTGGTGAGTATGTGGCTGACTTTAATCCGGCCAACCATAATTATGAAAGTGGAACCTATTCAATCCACGCTTATGCCTATGCCAACCGTCAAACAACTGCTGTTGCAGTAAGTAGCAACTTAAATGTTTCCTATGCAACACCTTCTGTTAATTATTCAAGTCATGTTAGAGACATAGGCTGGCAAGGATATGTCTCTAATGGAAGTTTATCAGGAACCTCAGGTCGTAGCCTTCAAATGGAAGCTATTAAGCTGATTCTTGCTGGTAATGGAGGTATTACCTATTCCAGTCATGTGGCAGACGTTGGTTGGACTAGTTGGTCGTCAGATAATCAAATTAGTGGAACTGTTGGCCGCAGTCTTCAAATGGAAGCCATTAAGATTAAATTAACGGGAAATGTAGCATCTACTTATGATGTTTACTACCGAGTTCACATCAAGGATTA is a window of Streptococcaceae bacterium ESL0729 DNA encoding:
- a CDS encoding GBS Bsp-like repeat-containing protein — protein: MKKVLQISYLVSLQLLFLFMGISISHASAVNDYIRANNIRPASESVNIQINMQDPNINGGLNMDFADGKPTLVIIHEVANEYSTIDSEIAFMVRNQENAFVHSFADANSLKTIADTSKKAWGAGPFGNRYGVQIEQTREHSKVDFAKQVANVASWTADQLIKYNLGAPKLVSESSKALDGNLASHRNISYKWGGTDHVDPDWYWENRGRTYFGESYDMSQFRELVDYYYQQRAYPPKIMGTSIEGNPSTGKFSVRVKTNDVPGLEVKVPIWSNANGQKDLYWYPARKVGSGEFVADFDGSRHDYYVGDYTAHAYAYAAGKVDASLVNNTINVSFGATPKITSASIEGNPLDGKFSVRVKTNNIDDLTVKVPIWSNANGQDDLYWYDARKVGSGEYVADFNPANHNYESGTYSIHAYAYANRQTTAVAVSSNLNVSYATPSVNYSSHVRDIGWQGYVSNGSLSGTSGRSLQMEAIKLILAGNGGITYSSHVADVGWTSWSSDNQISGTVGRSLQMEAIKIKLTGNVASTYDVYYRVHIKDYGWLGWAKNGEAAGSTGLSERMEAIQVKLVKKGDKFDTGQPALVEPIPNVNYSSHIQDIGWQGYVSNGSLSGTTARSLRLEAVKLNLSNLSKDGGISYSTHIQDIGWQNPVANDALSGTTARLLRLEAIKINLTGSIANDYDVYYRVHIQDGGWLGWAKNGEPAGSSAMSKRLEGLNVVLVKKGGQAPGSTANAFLQPTPVVSQPTDKPNNGSSTGNVGSSTPSNEDTSSSTSPSTSGSSSDASTSGSSTSSEAPAFTLPNLSASQKSWFDQIYPQAAKIAKEKNLYASIMMSQAIAESSWGQSELAKNANNLFGIKADSSWIGEVYERDTTEYVDGKPVTVKAKFRKYSNLSGSLEDYAKKIVGSPDRYKNVLKSNAPTFEDAARALQEGGYATDPNYANNLINRIKSYKLDLLD